One Pseudomonas tolaasii NCPPB 2192 genomic window carries:
- a CDS encoding efflux RND transporter permease subunit — MNLSAPFIRRPIATTLLAAGLALFGVLAFNLLPVAPLPEVDFPTISVSASLPGADPTTVASSVATPLERQFGQIAGVTQMTSASSLGSTRITLQFDLSRDIDGAARDVQAAINAARSNLPSDLSGNPTYRKVNPADSPILIISLTSDSATPGQMYDAASTVLEQRLLQTTGVGDVTVGGGALPAVRVELNPDRLNHYGVSLEQVRQVISASNANLPKGNVAVGDRSYGIGANDQLLDTQDYGPLVVKEHNGDLIHISDLGYVREDVQDLRNFGLSNGKPAVLLVVFKQPGANVIDTVDAVKASLPFLQSSIPASIKLSLLMDRTTTIRASLHDVEVTLLASILLVTLVTFGFFRDWRSTLVPAIVVPLSLLGTFGAMYFLGYSLNNLSLMALTISTGFVVDDAIVVVENIIRHLERGKTRVEAAMAGAQEVGFTVLTISVSLVAVFIPLLMMGGIVGRLFREFSVSLSVAIVISMLISLTVTPMLASVLLRAPKAIHEGNEHPDSRFHRFYDRTLGWVIDHSILMGLVTVLVIVLAGVLYVLVPKGFFPQEDTGRLQGSIIAAQSISYGAMQKDFTEINRKVMKNPNVETAAGFVGGGGGGGGAVNSAQMFVLLKPLGERKDGATEVIAQIRRTLGDLPGTKLFLQSAQDITVGGRQSGAQYQYTLTADDQSSLDEWVPKVVAVLHKLPQLTDLNTDQQDNSLLANVHINRDTAARLGVGMSAVDQTLYDAFGQRQVSTLYRAANQYHVVMEIAPEYWTDPQALKGIYVPSGKQAVAAKGATTTPNLANPAPLVPLSALADNAIARTAISISHQGTFPAVTISFNLAPGASIGQATEWVDDAVKQLRMPASVTGQFAGTAQVFQSSVASEPLLIVAALLSVYIVLGILYENLMHPLTILSTLPSAGVGALIALLLTGTELSIIALVGLILLIGIVKKNAIMMIDFAITERREFGLTAKEAIRRACLIRFRPIMMTTLAAILGALPLVLGTGYGSELRRPLGISIIGGLLLSQVLTLYTTPVIYLWLDRASQRLGRHKEARS, encoded by the coding sequence ATGAACCTCAGCGCGCCGTTTATCCGTCGCCCCATCGCCACCACGCTGCTGGCGGCCGGGCTTGCCCTGTTCGGCGTGTTGGCCTTCAACCTGCTGCCGGTGGCGCCGCTGCCGGAGGTGGATTTCCCGACCATCAGCGTCAGCGCCTCGTTGCCCGGCGCCGACCCGACCACCGTCGCCAGCTCCGTGGCCACGCCGCTGGAGCGCCAGTTCGGGCAGATCGCCGGCGTGACGCAAATGACCTCGGCCAGCAGCCTTGGCTCGACGCGCATCACCCTGCAATTTGACTTGAGCCGCGACATCGACGGCGCCGCGCGGGACGTGCAGGCGGCGATCAACGCCGCGCGCAGCAACTTGCCTAGCGACCTGTCCGGCAACCCGACGTACCGCAAGGTCAACCCGGCGGACTCGCCGATCCTGATCATCAGCCTGACGTCCGACAGCGCCACGCCCGGCCAGATGTACGACGCGGCCTCGACCGTGCTGGAACAGCGTTTGCTGCAAACCACCGGCGTCGGCGATGTCACGGTGGGCGGCGGCGCGCTGCCGGCGGTGCGGGTCGAATTGAACCCCGACCGGCTCAACCACTATGGCGTCAGCCTGGAACAGGTGCGCCAGGTCATCAGCGCCTCCAACGCGAATTTACCCAAGGGCAATGTGGCGGTGGGCGACCGCTCCTACGGCATCGGCGCTAATGACCAACTGCTCGATACCCAGGATTACGGGCCGCTGGTGGTCAAGGAACACAACGGCGACCTGATCCACATCTCGGACCTGGGCTACGTGCGCGAAGACGTGCAGGACCTGCGCAACTTCGGCCTGTCCAATGGCAAGCCGGCGGTGCTGTTGGTGGTGTTCAAGCAGCCGGGCGCGAATGTGATCGACACGGTGGACGCGGTGAAGGCCTCGCTGCCGTTTCTGCAAAGCTCGATTCCGGCGTCGATCAAGCTCAGCCTGTTGATGGACCGCACCACCACCATCCGCGCCTCGTTGCATGACGTGGAAGTGACGTTGCTGGCGTCGATCCTGCTGGTCACGCTGGTGACCTTTGGTTTCTTCCGCGACTGGCGCAGCACGCTGGTGCCGGCCATCGTGGTGCCGTTGTCGTTGCTCGGCACCTTTGGCGCGATGTATTTCCTCGGTTACAGCCTGAACAACCTGTCGCTGATGGCGCTGACCATTTCCACCGGTTTTGTGGTGGACGACGCCATCGTGGTGGTGGAAAACATCATTCGGCACCTGGAGCGCGGCAAGACGCGGGTGGAAGCCGCGATGGCCGGGGCGCAGGAAGTCGGGTTCACGGTGCTGACCATCAGCGTGTCGCTGGTGGCGGTGTTCATTCCGTTGCTGATGATGGGCGGGATTGTGGGGCGGCTGTTTCGTGAGTTTTCGGTGTCGCTGTCGGTGGCCATCGTGATCTCGATGCTGATTTCGCTGACCGTCACGCCGATGCTCGCCAGTGTGTTGCTGCGCGCGCCGAAGGCGATTCACGAAGGCAACGAACACCCGGATTCGCGTTTTCATCGCTTCTATGACCGCACGCTGGGTTGGGTCATCGACCACTCAATTCTGATGGGCCTGGTGACGGTGCTGGTGATCGTGTTGGCGGGCGTGTTGTACGTGCTGGTGCCCAAGGGGTTTTTCCCGCAGGAAGACACCGGGCGCCTGCAGGGCAGCATCATTGCGGCGCAAAGCATTTCCTATGGCGCGATGCAAAAGGACTTCACCGAGATCAACCGCAAGGTCATGAAAAACCCCAACGTGGAAACCGCCGCCGGGTTTGTCGGCGGCGGGGGCGGTGGCGGCGGGGCGGTCAACAGTGCGCAGATGTTTGTGCTGCTCAAGCCGCTGGGCGAGCGCAAGGACGGTGCCACCGAGGTGATCGCGCAGATCCGTCGCACCCTTGGCGATTTGCCGGGCACCAAGCTGTTCCTGCAATCGGCCCAGGACATCACCGTGGGTGGGCGGCAAAGCGGCGCGCAATACCAATACACCCTCACCGCCGACGACCAGTCTTCGCTGGATGAATGGGTGCCGAAGGTGGTGGCGGTGCTGCACAAGCTGCCGCAACTGACCGACCTGAACACCGACCAGCAGGACAACAGCCTGTTGGCGAATGTGCACATCAACCGCGACACGGCGGCGCGGCTCGGCGTGGGCATGTCGGCGGTGGACCAGACGCTTTACGACGCCTTCGGCCAGCGCCAGGTCTCGACGCTGTATCGCGCCGCCAACCAGTACCACGTGGTGATGGAAATTGCCCCCGAATACTGGACCGACCCTCAAGCGCTCAAGGGCATTTATGTGCCCAGCGGCAAGCAGGCCGTGGCGGCGAAGGGCGCCACGACCACGCCGAACCTGGCCAACCCGGCGCCGTTGGTGCCGTTGTCTGCCTTGGCGGATAACGCGATTGCACGCACGGCGATTTCCATTAGCCACCAGGGCACGTTTCCCGCAGTGACGATCTCGTTCAACCTGGCGCCCGGTGCCTCGATTGGCCAGGCCACGGAGTGGGTGGACGACGCCGTGAAGCAGTTGCGCATGCCGGCCAGCGTCACCGGGCAGTTTGCCGGGACGGCGCAGGTGTTCCAGTCTTCAGTGGCCAGCGAGCCGTTGCTGATTGTTGCCGCGTTGCTTTCGGTGTACATCGTGTTGGGCATTCTTTATGAAAACCTGATGCACCCGCTGACCATTCTTTCCACCTTGCCCTCGGCAGGGGTGGGCGCCCTGATTGCCTTGCTGCTGACCGGCACCGAACTGTCGATCATCGCGCTGGTGGGGTTGATCCTGCTGATCGGTATCGTGAAGAAGAACGCGATCATGATGATTGATTTTGCGATCACCGAGCGCCGCGAGTTTGGCCTCACGGCCAAGGAGGCGATCCGCCGCGCGTGCCTGATCCGCTTCCGGCCGATCATGATGACCACACTGGCGGCGATCCTCGGCGCACTGCCGCTGGTGCTCGGCACAGGCTATGGCTCGGAATTGCGCCGGCCCTTGGGCATTTCGATTATTGGCGGGTTGCTGCTCAGCCAGGTGCTGACGCTTTACACCACCCCGGTGATTTACCTCTGGCTCGACCGGGCGTCGCAACGCCTGGGGCGGCACAAGGAAGCAAGGTCATGA
- a CDS encoding DUF805 domain-containing protein, translating into MNWCFRALKNYAKFSGRANRKEYWLFAFVDIVLTYGSMVVAGWAGVAYSRWFYIPLGIYTVLMIIPRIAVTFRRLHDVNMTGAYVLWYALPLVGLVMVTIKLLTKGDQGENKYGLPCRQVENA; encoded by the coding sequence ATGAACTGGTGTTTCCGTGCTTTAAAAAACTATGCCAAGTTCAGTGGACGAGCCAATAGAAAGGAGTATTGGTTGTTCGCTTTTGTAGACATAGTGCTTACGTATGGCTCGATGGTTGTCGCGGGCTGGGCGGGAGTTGCCTACAGCAGATGGTTTTACATACCGCTGGGTATTTACACTGTGCTTATGATTATTCCTCGAATAGCAGTAACATTTCGTCGGCTTCACGATGTGAACATGACAGGGGCTTACGTGCTCTGGTATGCGTTACCTCTCGTGGGCCTGGTCATGGTTACCATTAAATTGCTGACGAAAGGTGACCAAGGGGAGAACAAGTACGGGTTGCCTTGCCGGCAGGTTGAAAATGCCTAA
- a CDS encoding efflux RND transporter permease subunit translates to MNISRPFIERPVATTLMMVAVLLLGLLGYHLLSVSALPEVDYPTIQVFTQYPGASPDVVSSSITAPLERQLGEMPGLKSMNSTSSDGASVVTLQFDLSLSLDVAEQEVQAAINAAGTFLPANLPYPPVYSKVNPADAPVLTLSLTSDVLPLTKVEDLADTRLAQKISQITGVGLVTISGGQRPAVRVEANTSALNNLGLSLDDLRTSLGTANVNQAKGNIDGKFQAYSIGANDQLQSAEEYRDLVIAYKNGAPIRLSQIATSTQGPENPRQAAWTNDTPSIVLNIQRQPGANVIEVVDRVQQLLPKLRASLPGTLKVAVLTDRTQTIRASVTDVQYELGLAILLVVIVIFAFLRSVPATIIPAVTIPLTLIGTLAVAYALGFSLNNLTLMALTIAIGFVVDDAIVMIENITRYLEAGDTPLQAALKGAEQIGFTIISLSIALIAVMIPLLFMGDVVGRLFREFAMTVAVTIVISAVISLTLTPMMCARMLKSRHEERRADFFDRINRHYVRGLDWVLAHRTLTLISVVLTAALTLFTLVIMPKGFFPDQDTGLIQGISQAAPTVSFQQMQAEQQRLAARILKDPAVQSLSSFVGIDQTNPTINQGNLLINLKPRGERDSSTEVIRRLADANADDAGIRLYLHSVQDLTLDATVSTTSYRLGLQATDPDELEHWTTQLLAAIKQDPMFTDVQSQAMQFGNQIKLTFDRATASRLGITPQAIDDVLYDAFGQRQVSTIYTQLNQYHVVIATDHPPRNLPDLLTGLYVDIPSGGVAPLSSMATLEVVRSPVTINRLGQFPYADVSFNLAPGQTLGAAVTRLQAIEAKVGLPLSVKANLEGAAATFQASLSNQVFLVLAAIVVVYLMLGILYESFVHPVTILSTLLSAALGALLALLVTGTQFDIIGLIGIVLLIGIVMKNGIMMVDFALELLREGGLSPVQAIRQAAELRFRPILMTSMASLFGAVPLALGTGIGSELRHPLGIAIIGGLLLSQLLTLFSTPVIFLAMHGLGERFSRRPVAVD, encoded by the coding sequence ATGAATATTTCGCGGCCCTTTATCGAACGCCCCGTTGCCACCACGTTGATGATGGTGGCGGTGCTGTTGCTCGGTTTGCTGGGTTACCACTTGCTGTCGGTGTCGGCGCTGCCCGAGGTGGATTACCCGACCATTCAGGTGTTCACCCAATACCCCGGCGCCAGCCCGGATGTGGTCAGTTCCTCGATCACTGCACCGCTGGAGCGCCAGCTCGGCGAGATGCCGGGGCTCAAGTCGATGAACTCCACCAGCTCCGACGGTGCCTCGGTGGTAACCCTGCAATTTGACCTGTCGCTGTCCCTCGACGTGGCCGAGCAGGAAGTGCAGGCGGCGATCAACGCGGCAGGTACGTTCCTGCCGGCGAACCTGCCGTACCCGCCGGTGTACAGCAAGGTCAACCCGGCGGATGCACCGGTGCTGACCCTGTCGCTGACGTCCGACGTGCTGCCGCTGACCAAGGTGGAAGACCTGGCCGACACACGCCTGGCGCAGAAAATTTCGCAGATCACCGGCGTTGGTCTGGTCACCATCAGCGGCGGCCAGCGCCCGGCGGTGCGGGTCGAGGCCAACACATCGGCGCTGAATAACCTGGGCTTGTCACTGGATGACCTGCGCACGTCCTTGGGCACGGCCAACGTCAACCAGGCCAAAGGCAATATCGACGGCAAGTTCCAGGCCTATTCCATCGGCGCCAACGACCAGTTGCAGTCGGCCGAGGAATACCGCGACCTGGTGATTGCCTATAAAAACGGCGCGCCGATTCGCCTGTCGCAAATCGCCACGTCCACCCAGGGCCCGGAAAACCCCAGGCAAGCGGCGTGGACAAACGACACGCCGTCGATTGTGTTGAATATCCAGCGCCAACCCGGTGCCAACGTGATTGAAGTGGTCGACCGCGTGCAGCAACTGCTGCCCAAATTGCGCGCCAGTTTGCCGGGCACCCTGAAGGTGGCGGTGCTGACCGACCGCACCCAAACCATTCGCGCGTCGGTCACCGATGTGCAGTACGAACTGGGGCTGGCGATTCTGCTGGTGGTGATCGTGATCTTCGCGTTCCTGCGCAGCGTGCCGGCCACCATTATTCCGGCGGTGACCATTCCGCTGACGCTGATCGGCACGCTGGCCGTTGCTTATGCGCTGGGGTTTTCCCTGAACAACCTGACGCTGATGGCGCTGACCATTGCCATCGGCTTTGTGGTGGATGACGCCATCGTCATGATCGAAAACATCACCCGCTACCTGGAAGCAGGAGACACCCCATTGCAAGCCGCGCTCAAGGGCGCGGAGCAGATTGGCTTCACGATTATTTCGCTGTCCATCGCGCTGATTGCGGTGATGATCCCGCTGTTGTTCATGGGCGATGTGGTGGGGCGGCTGTTCCGTGAGTTCGCCATGACCGTGGCAGTGACCATCGTGATTTCTGCGGTGATTTCCCTGACGCTCACGCCGATGATGTGCGCGCGCATGCTCAAGTCCAGGCACGAGGAACGTCGCGCGGATTTCTTCGACCGTATCAACCGCCATTACGTACGCGGGCTCGATTGGGTGCTGGCCCATCGCACACTCACATTGATTTCGGTGGTGCTCACCGCCGCGCTGACCTTGTTCACGCTGGTGATCATGCCCAAGGGTTTTTTCCCCGATCAGGACACCGGCCTGATCCAGGGCATTTCCCAGGCCGCGCCGACCGTGTCGTTCCAACAGATGCAGGCCGAGCAGCAACGCCTGGCGGCGCGCATTCTCAAGGACCCGGCGGTGCAGAGCCTGTCCTCGTTCGTGGGCATCGACCAGACCAACCCGACCATCAACCAGGGCAATCTGCTGATCAACCTCAAGCCCCGTGGCGAACGTGACAGCAGCACCGAAGTGATCCGTCGCCTGGCCGACGCGAATGCCGATGACGCCGGCATCCGCCTGTACCTGCACTCGGTGCAGGACCTGACGCTGGACGCCACGGTGTCCACCACCAGCTACCGCCTCGGCCTGCAGGCCACCGACCCGGATGAGCTGGAACACTGGACCACCCAACTGCTCGCTGCCATCAAGCAAGACCCGATGTTCACCGATGTGCAAAGCCAGGCCATGCAGTTCGGCAACCAGATCAAGCTGACCTTCGACCGCGCCACCGCCTCGCGCCTGGGCATCACGCCGCAGGCCATTGACGACGTGCTCTACGACGCCTTCGGCCAGCGCCAGGTCTCGACCATTTACACCCAGCTCAACCAGTACCACGTGGTGATCGCCACCGACCACCCGCCGCGCAACCTGCCGGATTTGCTCACCGGTTTGTACGTGGATATTCCAAGCGGCGGCGTGGCGCCGCTGTCGAGCATGGCGACCCTGGAAGTGGTGCGCTCGCCGGTGACTATCAACCGTTTGGGGCAGTTTCCCTATGCGGACGTGTCGTTCAACCTCGCGCCCGGCCAGACGCTGGGCGCGGCGGTGACGCGCTTGCAGGCCATTGAGGCGAAGGTCGGGCTGCCGCTGTCGGTGAAGGCCAACCTCGAAGGCGCGGCGGCGACCTTCCAGGCGTCGCTGTCCAACCAAGTGTTTCTGGTGCTGGCGGCGATTGTGGTGGTGTATTTGATGCTGGGGATTCTGTACGAGAGCTTCGTGCACCCGGTGACGATCCTTTCGACGCTGTTGTCGGCGGCCCTCGGCGCCCTGCTGGCGCTGCTGGTCACGGGCACGCAGTTCGACATCATCGGCTTGATCGGCATCGTGCTGCTGATCGGCATCGTGATGAAAAACGGCATCATGATGGTCGACTTCGCGCTGGAGCTGTTGCGTGAGGGCGGTTTGAGCCCGGTTCAGGCGATTCGCCAGGCGGCGGAACTGCGTTTCCGGCCCATCCTGATGACGAGCATGGCCTCGCTGTTCGGCGCAGTGCCCTTGGCGCTGGGCACGGGCATCGGCTCGGAGCTGCGCCACCCCTTGGGCATCGCGATCATCGGCGGCCTGTTGCTGAGCCAGTTGCTCACGTTGTTTTCAACGCCGGTGATTTTCCTCGCCATGCACGGCCTGGGCGAGCGTTTCAGCCGTCGTCCGGTTGCCGTGGATTGA
- a CDS encoding serine protein kinase PrkA has product MLRSLRCVALLGSLFLSASALAVDIDQATYGYPLTNPFEATIATTPPDLRPKLPSDDEINQSDYSLTMRPEREFSLPDNFWAVKKLTYRIAKQDHAAPLIFLIAGTGARFDSSINEYLKKLYYQAGYHVVQLSSPTSFDFISAASRYATPGVTQEDAEDMYRVMQAVRAQNASLPVTDFYLSGYSLGALDAAFVSKLDETRRSFNFKKVLLLNPPVNLYTSITNLDKLVQTEVKGINNTTTFYELVLAKLTRYFQQKGYIDLNDALLYDFQNSKQHLTNEQMAMLIGTSFRFSAADIAFTSDLINRRGLIIPPKYPITEGTSLTPFLKRALQCDFDCYLTEQVIPMWRARTDGGSLLQLVDQVSLYALKDYLHTSPKIAVMHNADDVILGPGDLGFLRKTFGDRLTVYPLGGHCGNLNYRVNADAMLEFFRG; this is encoded by the coding sequence ATGCTCCGTTCCTTGCGCTGTGTTGCCCTGCTGGGCAGCCTTTTTCTGAGTGCGTCAGCACTGGCGGTCGACATAGACCAAGCCACTTACGGCTACCCTTTGACCAACCCGTTCGAAGCGACCATCGCCACCACACCGCCCGATCTTCGGCCAAAACTGCCGAGCGACGACGAAATCAACCAATCCGACTACAGCCTGACCATGCGCCCCGAGCGCGAATTCAGCCTGCCGGACAATTTCTGGGCGGTGAAAAAGCTCACCTACCGCATCGCCAAGCAGGACCACGCCGCACCGCTGATCTTCCTGATCGCGGGCACCGGCGCGCGGTTTGACAGCAGCATCAACGAATACCTGAAAAAGCTGTATTACCAGGCCGGCTACCATGTGGTGCAACTGTCGTCGCCCACCAGCTTCGACTTCATCAGCGCCGCCTCGCGCTACGCCACCCCCGGCGTGACCCAGGAAGACGCCGAAGACATGTACCGCGTGATGCAGGCGGTGCGCGCGCAAAACGCGTCGTTGCCGGTCACCGACTTCTACCTCAGCGGCTACAGCCTCGGCGCACTGGACGCGGCATTCGTCAGCAAACTCGACGAAACCCGCCGCAGCTTCAACTTCAAGAAAGTGCTGCTGCTGAACCCGCCGGTCAACCTCTACACCTCGATCACCAACCTCGACAAGCTGGTACAGACCGAGGTCAAGGGCATCAACAACACCACCACGTTCTACGAACTGGTGCTGGCCAAGCTGACCCGCTACTTCCAGCAAAAGGGCTACATCGACCTCAATGATGCCCTGCTCTACGACTTCCAGAACTCCAAGCAGCACCTGACCAACGAACAGATGGCCATGCTGATCGGCACCTCGTTCCGCTTCTCGGCAGCCGACATCGCCTTCACCTCGGACCTGATCAACCGTCGCGGCCTGATCATCCCGCCCAAATACCCGATCACCGAAGGCACCAGCCTCACGCCGTTCCTCAAGCGTGCGCTGCAATGCGACTTCGACTGCTACCTCACCGAGCAGGTGATTCCGATGTGGCGCGCACGCACCGATGGCGGCAGCCTGCTGCAACTGGTTGACCAGGTGAGCCTCTACGCCCTCAAGGATTACCTGCACACCAGCCCGAAAATCGCGGTGATGCACAACGCCGACGACGTGATCCTGGGCCCCGGCGACCTCGGTTTCCTGCGTAAAACCTTCGGCGATCGCTTGACCGTCTACCCGCTGGGCGGCCACTGCGGCAACCTCAATTACCGCGTCAACGCCGACGCCATGCTGGAGTTCTTCCGTGGCTAA
- a CDS encoding efflux transporter outer membrane subunit: MKFRISVLVISLMLGGCMVGPDYQKPAMELPQSFKEGAQWQRAASNPRGALDSQWWLAYQDPVLNDLVARSAKANQSIIAAEAAYRLAQAQVASSRAGLWPTVGVGLSGSRGEGGDGSSSGTTASTGVKNTVSATLTASWEPDLWGQVRRGIESSQASAQQSDALLAGVRLSISSSVASNYLALRQMDIDVRLLQQQQTINQQLLDMIQVQFTQGVATHDQLLVAQDQLTTSIADLQTSLRDREQYEHALAVLVGVAPSEFSVAPRSDFAFMVPRPPLSLPSTLLQRRPDVVAAERSAAAANAKIGVAEAAFFPTLDLTASAGYRGSALGGLFSLPNRIWTLGPALAETLFDGGAREAAVKQAEAGYDQVAANYRGTVLSALQNVEDNLSAINHLQTQADAFGQVFARNQQLFGSQEAQLRAGTVSREAVLTQQLVLLQAEQNLRDTQGQLSQGSVALIQSLGGGWQP; encoded by the coding sequence ATGAAATTCAGAATCAGCGTGCTGGTTATCAGCCTGATGCTCGGCGGTTGTATGGTCGGGCCGGATTATCAAAAGCCCGCCATGGAACTGCCGCAGTCGTTCAAGGAAGGCGCGCAGTGGCAGCGCGCGGCGTCCAACCCCCGGGGCGCGCTGGACAGTCAGTGGTGGCTGGCCTATCAGGACCCGGTGTTGAACGATTTGGTGGCGCGTTCGGCAAAGGCCAATCAGTCGATCATCGCGGCTGAGGCGGCGTATCGGCTGGCTCAGGCGCAGGTAGCGTCGAGCCGCGCCGGGTTGTGGCCGACGGTGGGCGTGGGGTTGTCGGGTTCGCGGGGGGAGGGCGGTGATGGCAGCAGTTCCGGCACCACTGCGTCGACCGGGGTGAAAAACACGGTCAGTGCGACGTTGACGGCCAGCTGGGAGCCGGATTTGTGGGGGCAGGTGCGACGCGGGATTGAGTCAAGCCAGGCCTCGGCGCAGCAGTCGGATGCGTTGCTGGCCGGGGTGCGTTTGTCGATCAGTTCCAGCGTGGCGAGTAATTACCTGGCGTTGCGGCAGATGGACATTGATGTGCGCCTGCTGCAACAGCAGCAGACGATTAATCAGCAATTGCTCGACATGATTCAGGTGCAGTTCACTCAAGGTGTGGCCACCCATGACCAGTTGCTGGTGGCGCAGGACCAACTGACCACGTCGATTGCCGACTTGCAGACGTCGCTGCGTGACCGCGAGCAGTATGAGCATGCGCTGGCGGTATTGGTGGGCGTGGCGCCGAGCGAGTTCAGCGTGGCGCCGCGCTCTGATTTTGCGTTCATGGTGCCGCGCCCGCCGTTGTCGTTGCCGTCGACGTTGCTGCAACGGCGGCCGGATGTGGTGGCGGCTGAACGTTCGGCGGCGGCGGCGAATGCCAAAATCGGGGTGGCCGAGGCGGCATTCTTTCCGACACTCGACCTGACGGCGTCGGCGGGCTATCGCGGCAGTGCATTGGGAGGGTTGTTTTCATTGCCCAATCGCATCTGGACGTTGGGCCCGGCGCTGGCGGAGACGCTTTTTGATGGAGGCGCGCGGGAGGCGGCGGTCAAGCAGGCTGAGGCGGGTTATGACCAGGTTGCGGCCAACTATCGTGGCACGGTGCTCAGTGCGTTACAGAACGTTGAGGACAACTTGTCTGCGATCAATCATTTGCAAACGCAGGCTGATGCGTTTGGGCAGGTGTTTGCGCGTAATCAGCAGCTCTTTGGCAGCCAGGAAGCGCAGTTGCGGGCGGGCACCGTCAGCCGTGAAGCGGTACTGACCCAGCAGTTGGTGTTGCTGCAAGCCGAGCAGAACTTGCGCGATACCCAGGGGCAACTGAGTCAGGGCAGTGTGGCGCTGATCCAGAGCCTGGGCGGCGGCTGGCAGCCCTGA
- a CDS encoding MlaA family lipoprotein yields the protein MAKYLLLLAALMCAGVANADNSKAHEPVKVDADGFKEPLSKLKFNPGLDQREFERSSLTALNVYDPLESWNRRVYHFNYRFDQWVFLPVVDGYRYVTPSFLRTGVSNFFNNLGDVPNLLNSLLQLKGHRSLETTGRLLLNTTIGIAGLWDPATAMGLPRQSEDFGQTLGFYGVPGGAYLVLPIFGPSNLRDTTGLIVDYGAETEVNFLNVSKVSENHPEIWALRAVDKRYQTSFRYGQMNSPFEYEKVRYIYTESRKLQIAE from the coding sequence GTGGCTAAATATCTTCTGCTGCTCGCCGCCCTGATGTGCGCAGGCGTTGCCAATGCCGACAACAGCAAGGCCCATGAACCGGTCAAGGTCGACGCCGACGGTTTCAAGGAGCCATTGTCCAAGCTCAAGTTCAACCCGGGCCTGGACCAGCGTGAGTTCGAGCGTTCGTCGCTGACCGCGCTGAACGTGTATGACCCGCTGGAATCGTGGAACCGCCGCGTGTACCACTTCAACTACCGCTTCGACCAATGGGTGTTCCTGCCCGTGGTCGACGGTTACCGCTACGTCACGCCCAGCTTCCTGCGCACTGGCGTAAGCAATTTCTTCAACAACCTGGGCGACGTGCCCAACCTGTTGAACAGTCTGCTGCAACTCAAGGGCCACCGCTCCCTGGAAACCACCGGGCGCCTGCTGCTCAACACCACCATCGGCATCGCCGGTCTGTGGGACCCGGCCACCGCCATGGGCCTGCCACGCCAGAGCGAAGACTTCGGCCAGACCCTGGGCTTCTACGGCGTGCCCGGCGGCGCCTACCTGGTGCTGCCGATCTTCGGCCCGTCGAACCTGCGCGACACCACTGGTCTGATCGTCGACTATGGCGCGGAAACCGAGGTCAACTTCCTCAACGTGTCCAAAGTCAGCGAAAACCACCCGGAAATCTGGGCCCTGCGCGCGGTGGACAAGCGCTATCAAACCAGCTTCCGTTATGGGCAGATGAACTCGCCGTTTGAGTATGAAAAAGTGCGGTACATCTATACGGAATCGCGCAAATTGCAGATTGCGGAGTAA